The following is a genomic window from Phaseolus vulgaris cultivar G19833 chromosome 6, P. vulgaris v2.0, whole genome shotgun sequence.
TGTTGCAGTAAATCGTTTGTCTGGAGATAGTGAGACTATTGAAGACTTAAGACGACTAACTGGTACTCATGAACGAGTCGAGAAGTTATTCACTCTTGCAGCTTCCCTTCACCGTAAGCTTTTAAAAGCACCACGCCTCTCCAGAGAAATTTTCAGCGATTACTACAATTTTTATGTTCAAACAACGGCAAAGGGTTTCACAGAGGACATTGGTGAAAAGGTGAGAGATGCTTGCAATATATGCCTGAAATACCCTTGTTGATTTGGGTAATATCCCAATCTTTCTTAGCATTGAACTGACATGCATTTCCACTATCTTTCGTGCTATCTTTACGTAGGAGTTTGACAAGAAACACGAAGTAAGGGACCTTGAGAGGGAAGTGTTGTCAAATATGTTTGTTCTTCCTACTGCTAACCAATCTTGGAGAAAAGTTTTGAGCATGGGAAATCTTCTTAATGGCCATGAACCAATCGTCCGGGAGATTATTTTTTCGCTGCGTGATAAAGTGAATAATGGTAATCACTATGCAGCTCCTAGTGGTAGTGTTTCTCAACAAGAAATTCAAACTTACAGAATGTATATATGTGGGACGTCTAATGACCTACGTGTATCACTTTCTGTTGTCTCGTGTGATTAATTTATGGTGTTTACTTACtacaagtttttatttttaggaaTTAGTCACATATGGCATCTGTCCTATAATTAAATCGTTGCTAAACCTCCTCCCAAAAATTGAATCCTGCCCTAAATTGGAATGAGGTTGTTGGTTGAATTCTAAGACAGAGGGATCAAAATGTAATTGAAACTTTACCAATAATtcaatttaaacaaataaataaataatccaTTTCTACTCATCTATTAGttttaaactatttatttaatcaGTTTTAGTAGTTCAGTAATCTAGAAACACTTTTAAATAACATTTagacaaaactaaaaaataaacttaatatCAAAATCAAACATCATTACATGATTTTTCAACTATTTTAAGGCCAAGTTATATGAGACTTCTGATATGCGGATATCATGTGTTGCTTTCAAACTTGCATTAGTAAATTGCAAATATTCCATTTTATCCACACATTACACAAATACAAATTTACAAGTTGTAAAATTTGATCATTTATCATAAAGTAAGTGACTTTGATCTGGTAAATGTATGTGTTAGTTGTGGGAATAAAACCATACAATTGATGAACATCAATAGAATAAAACCTTAGGCAATATGAACTGTGATTGAAATTGAAGAGCAGTTGTCACATTAGACCTCAATCATCAGTAAGTTAAGATGTTATTTACAATTGCTTTACAAAATAAACACTCTTTACAATTACTTAAGATGTTATTTCATTGctttaaaaatttatgtaagATTTGATTTACAATCATAAATCCttaacttattattttttattttcattaacgTGTCCCATCctagatttattttttcattgtcTTATATGTTTAAAAATTCTTACAAAAACATTGGTTGATGATTTAACCTTTCAGCTCATTCTAACTTTTAACATTGTTTAGAAAACAGATTGCATTTATTGGACTAAAATGTTAATGAATGGGTCAAGTGTCTATTCTAAATAGATCACAAAATTAGCTCCAAACAAAAACCAATCAAAGAACAAAAATCAATAACATTGCTAAAAAAATTGGCAAAACATAtggaaaaagttattttttacatCATTCATAAATTACTTCTAACTTTACAACtgttttttctaataaaatgtcatattatgataaaatgttttttttttcaattgtgaAGGGAatatagaatataaaatagAGTATCAACATATAATGCCATATTCACAGGGTCAATATCTTTTTTAAcgtatagttattttttattctttttagtgacaaataaaaaatcaacctatagtattttttttatcattttataaatattgttatttattgtccaaatttaatatattattactattattattgtttctaTGGTTTTTCTCTCTCACTCCAAAGACCAAAACAATCAATTTAATGCTCCCTTTCccccttttcttcttctctttctctctctctctctttttctttcttactcatgaaaaagaaaacaaaagccAGAAATTCTATCCCATGAAAACATCAACCTCAAACCTTGATCACACTCTCATTCATTCACACTCACCAAAAACAAAACTCTTTTCTTTCACTTCCCCATACAccaaaacaaaaccaaaaacCACACTCAcctaaaaaaaatactcaaatcaCACCCATCAAAATTCAACCAACCTCATCACACTGTTCCACAAGCTCTTCATCATGGACTCATCATCACAAGGAGCACAACCCCAACCACCCTCCACCACAGAACCTcctccatcatcatcatccacaGCTCCACCACAATCTCAATCATCACCTGTACCACCACCAAGCCGCTATGAATCCCAGAAGCGTCGAGACTGGAACACCTTCTTCCAGTACCTGCACAACCACAAGCCCCCATTGACCTTAGCACGGTGCAGTGGAGCTCACGTCATTGAATTCTTGAAGTACTTGGACCAGTTCGGCAAAACCAAGGTCCACATATCCGAGTGTCCATATTTCGGACACCCGAACCCTCCGGCATCCTGCCCCTGCCCTCTCAAGCAAGCATGGGGCAGCCTTGATGCTCTCATCGGCCGACTCAGGGCGGCGTACGAAGAAAACGGTGGCCGTTCTGAGTGTAATCCGTTTGGCGCCAAGGCTGTGATGATTTACCTGAAGGAGGTGAAAGAGGGTCAGGCCAAAGCTAGAGGGGTCCCCTACGAGAAGAAGAAGCGAAAGAGGACCACCACGAAAGTTTCTAAGGTGAGTCATAGTGGTGGTGGTGATAGTAGTAGTATAGTTCTTCCAGTGAGCGACAACAATGATAGTAGCCTTGGTGTTGATGCTGCTTCTAGTGCTAGTTTACCTTCTTCAACAACAACCACAACCACACCATAGTTTcaatctttattttttctttttaccatTTTTTAGGGTTACTTACCACTACACTACCTATATTTAGTTTTCTAAGAAAATCAATTCTGATCACACGACTTATAGTTAAGTCAAGTTGCAtactatatatattatcatGGTTTTCCATCAACCAAATTTAGGTGTAAATATTCGCAATCATTCTTCATATCCTTGTTGTATTTCACATGGCCCTTCATCATTAGGTTTCTTCTCATTTGAGTATATTGTTTTTGGAAGAAAAGGGTACTTAATGCTTATGTTAAGATTTAAACTCAAATGAATCCATTGTAGTGGAGCTAAGAGCTTTCATTTTCATGAATTTGGACTCATAATTTCATGGTTCCTTTGTGGGGTTACTGTTGGAGAGTAAAGGAGAGAGCTCAAAGACTGGtggtacattttttttcttcacagTATATATTCCTATGATGCCATTAAGGAAACTAGCAAGCACATCGACCCTCTTTGTTTGAAATGACCTTTCCTTTTTGTCTTGACCTGGTGAAGCTCCATCAGTGGTGTATACATAACAGATTTGAACATTTTGAACAATGGGAAAGCGAGAAAAAAATCACAACATGTCATGTCTCAGTCCATGACTAGGAATTGACCCTGATAACAATCATAGTCATTTCAGGGTTTGAGAGGGTAGATAATTATAGATTTTTTCCCCTCTAGTCATTGTTTTGTTAAACAACAACACAGAATGAGTGAATTAGAAGGTATAATCCTTCTTTATACTACTCCATGCAACACTTTTTAATGGTCCCCAGGGTCATCACCAGTGATATACACATGCACTTATCATTGATTTTACACCAATATTTGCTCTGCTGTTTCAGGTGCCCCTTTTGCAACTTGATCTGAGATTTGGTGTGTGGTgtgattttgtttttcaggtTTATAGTTTTGGCTTATTTTTTTGTCTTCGGTTTCATCATGTAATTCCCACCTCCTATGCCTTaccctttctctctctctctcgtaTATAATTGACATATCTTTCCGTGAAAACAACACCTAATAAAAAGATATATACGATGCATGCATCAATggaaaacaaaaaagtaatGCCTTGTGATTGCtgctaatattttatttttggtaaCCACCACCTAAGTGTGAAAAGGACCATTAGCCAACCCTTTTGCCTTCTACCTTTATCACTCATTCATTTCTATTATCATAACTCACAATGTTGCATTTGTTATTATTGCAGATCACCCATCAACAAATACTTTCTATCTGTCTCAGCAAAATCATCTTTAAATAAAACAGATATGATCAATTGAAAACGACACCTCACTAAATACAACTGATAAATTTCACAGACAGATAAATGCTTTCTTCAAAGAAAACTAATACACACTTTAACATGTTAATAAAAGATTAACAAACCCATACCTCTAAAGCAAATCCACCCTTTTTTAATGTTAATTGGAAATTTTGGACCCATATATCATGATTCATATACTCATAATAATGTCTTTGTATTACTTTTTGTttggttcttcttcttctgtcaTTGTTTTTTCCCTCTCTCTCCATAAAGAAATATTTCATATGCTTTTGAATCTAACAAGAACTTTCGCTTTCTAGCCTCTTGTGGAACCACATAATTTGGTGTAGGAAACTTTATTTCTCACTCTCTTTCTCTTTATTATTATGTGCTGGTGACCACTTTAACCATTTCAATTTCTACAAagtcaaaaagaaaaattggaTATGTCTCCcttctttttctaaaataaatttcataaaaaatatttttcctttctttcttccttGGTTACTCATTGCACTCCTCAGTCTCTTTTCCTTCACCTTTTCTTCCTTCTATCTATTTATGTCTCATTCCAAGTTTACCCTCAAAACAACCATTAGATGATGAAATATGAATTGTTCTATTTTGATGTTTATTTGAGACAGACCAACATCATAAGGTTCACCAAGAGAAAGGAATCTCACTTGGGTtctgaattattatttttgccTCTCTTGTCATCATATTAGAATGGTATTGCATTCTttgcatttgaaaaaaaaaaggaatatgCTTCATTTATGAGAGAGAGGTGGGGAGATGAAGAATTTTGTGTTGGGTGGGATTTCATTAGATTTAGGGCTTGtttttttccatatttttaAGGCACATGTTTCTTGTGATGGTCCCAGACAAAGGTCATTTCAAAAGGACCATTATTGAAGTTATAGATTGAAAAAAAAGGAATATAAGCTAGAAGTTTCTCTATTATAATATAagctaaattaatttattttatcaaactTGGTTCTTTTATTGATTAAACTATTTATAAGTTAATCAAATAACCTAGTTAGTAGTTAAATTATTGCTCTTactgaattatatatataagtaattgataattaaaatcctaaaaactctatttataaattagaaatataaatcTTGAAATCCTCACCATGGAGGGCTTTACAAAATTTACCCTTAAAAGGGTTATCAAAGTATAGAAATGAATCCACTTgtgtttaaatttatataactttTGACTCATTTAGTGTGAGGAAATAATTTATATGTTAACTTGTAAATCTCTTTTGCACTAGTGTGAAAACAAACCAATATaactaagaaaaatattataaaagtcAACCAACTTAGAAGTTGCAGCTTTGTTAATATTGCAAAAGAAGATGATGAGAAAATGTGACCTTTACATTAGGGTTTCTACCTGAAATTTAAAACCATATAAATTGGTCTATTATTgagtataaaaatatataaaaaattattgaaaaaaaaagatgaagaagGGTTTGGTTATATATATTGAAGGAGGTGACAGACACATGTTACTCTGTTTTGTAGTGACAGAAAATGAACATAAAGTGGGGTATAGTGTCCCCAATATGCAGCAATTAGAGCCATATATTTTACTTGCACATTTTGATCACAGATAGGTGCATTAACTTGTTCACAATTAATAAGTTGTACGAAAATGGATAGAGATTGGTCTTTGTTGGGCAAAACTTGAAGGGGTCTTATGCCACTGGTACGATGCACTTGTCCCTTCTTCTTGTCTTATGCATTCAAATCCTTCATCATTTTCAAACTTGGACCAAGATCATCAATTAATTATCATGCTTTCTTTTCAAACTTCTTCACTCAATTCTGCTGCCATTTTCGTTTTGCTCATTCTGTGTTATCAGCTATATCTTCTGCATATAGATCATATAATAAATAACCCTTATCAAATATACACTTaccaaatatttaaatttgtcaATGAAATGTGATGTGAGTGTGTTCACTTATAGATTCTTGATTGAAGTTTTTGTGTAAACAAGTCATTGGAAAATTAATCTACTTGCATAGACTATACCAAATATAAAGACATGTGAAATGTTTGCATATCAAATACTAAATACCAAATgcccaaaaaaaaattatatacaaaataGATGAATTATTCAATGACTAATTTACATAAATAATAACCTATCAATCTacatattcattttttaaaattcaatttaaatatttaattattaaatagaaatcaattttaaagataataaataattaattgtcatattgattaaattagttattatcttaaatactaaaaaagttattagtctctaaattaatttttaatattaataaatagtttttaaattgatatataactATGTATCAAAGTTTTAGATactaactttaaaatttaaatattctaTTGCTAAAATTTatgtaactaattagatatcaatttaaaaaatatttatcaatagtaaaaatttagttaaaaactaattaattttgtaatttttaaaataatatctaatttagttaatataataactaattatctTATCtctttgaaattgatttttatttaatgattttttagtagtgaatatataataatattttatttatttatttattattattaaattattataataaaatcattaagtTATAAAGTggttaaatattttctaaaaattattaaaattaatgtcATTAGTTTCATACTCAAAATCCTATCCCTTTTCTCACCTActtcataaattattttcttcctGTGGTACAATTTTCTGCATGTGTGCTTTgttgaaatattttaagatattcATACACCCACGTTACTTAGATTAgtctattttttcttaaatgtaTCAGATTTGTGTTAACATTGTcaaaatacataataaaaagATAGAAGGTTTACAAATATCCGCATGAATTTAAGTTTAGTGTGTGATTAGAAGACTTAGATAATATATTCAACAACTATTTActaaaaaatttacattttcAAGTTCACTTTTAACTTCTCACAAAAAATTAACTCAGGTGTTACAATAATCTTAACTACCTAATAGTAGGTATGATTAAGTGGGTGtttgaatttatatataaaatattaattgaatCCAATTTAATTAAAGTTGGACAAGAATTAATGTCAATTTTAGTttgtgataaattttattttgactatGATACTATGTTGACTTATACAAGCATTGTAAATCATTTTGAGTGTAAGAAAtcctaaatatattaattacctcgataatgaaaaataaaggtTAAATCGAGTGTTTGaacttaaatttaattaaacacattataagaaaatatgttTAGACAAATGTTTTTTTGATATTTAGAGAGAATATAATATTACAAAGTTGAAGAAAAGTATTAATCACACACATTAGCAAATCATCAAGGGTACTAATATTTACTTAAGAAACATAGATCTAAAATTAATTCTATCTCTCCTTAAAAAGTATTCAATCTTTAAAAATCAACTTAGCTATGatcataataattaataacCTATCATATGTTTACTCTGTTATAAAACATccaaataatattatttcattgaattttgtttgtttttcttttcattaaaaATGCAGTTATACTATTTATTCTCTTGATATCTAAATAACATTATCTCCTTCGTTCatcttttcattaaaaatatatttatattgtttatttggTTATATTGAAGAGAATAATATAAGAGATGTGAATTCGATGAAtctgaattaaaaataatatatgaatCTTTCTTCTTGCGTATTGTTGATAtcacttatttttaattaattttcgGCTAATCTGATATGCTCTTGAATCAATACTTTTAAATTCCTCCATATGAGAATGTGTATTTGTTTTCATATATAATGTTAATGGATTAATGGAATTCTAGCCCCACCATATTTAAGAACATGATAATCTTTTATAATCAATATTAATTATACAACTAATTcttgtttaattatttattaaagtatTATTAGTTGACTCAAATGTTACTgttatatattatgttattataaaaGGATTAAGGATCATTAATtcattttgttaaaaataaataaattttaataaatcatatgattaaataaatatttatttataaatgttcATCTCTTAGCTAAATGATcttagagaaaataaatgtacaAATATTACTTGCTCCTTTTGAATTCTATGCATTAAGGAACGATTTTCCAAAGTCTCATTTGGAAATCACTTGGGCCTTAAAAAGATTTCTCATGGAcaaattctccctgcacctTATTAATTCCAACATCTATCCAATCTGTTATTAAAATGACAAAAGTACCCCTCCAAAactttttttccaaaaatatcATGAATTTAGATTTCtgaaacacatttttaaatttcagaACTTTTTATCCAGAagaaattttcatttttgtgTTCTGAATTTTTTTGGGGGatgcattttttttagttttgaaatatatttattttgaatttaaaaatttggaataaagataattttgaaaatttaaaaaatattgagtgcagttaaaattgatatagtgcaggaagaaattgacTTTCTCATATTCAAAGACTTCGAAAAACCCATTAATCTGGCCATTTCGTTTTGCACCCATATTCTTTTCTTCTACATCcacataaatattaaatttttactttcttctttggtttaaaattattttgatactttgcaatttataaatatttcatgtaattcagaaataaataaaaaatatattgaatacTCAATCTGAAACAGTAAACAGTAAAGTGGAAgtcaattttgaattttgtaatATGAAagtgaatattatattttgttacACACAATCTCGAAGATatgttttatgaaaaaaatatgacTTTTATATTTATGGGAGTGCAGAAAGAAAATTTGCCGTGAATCTACTTAGGTTATGGGCCGACAAAAACCATAAATATCCAAAATTTAAAAACGTCGACAGCAGGATTCGAACCTGCGCAGGCAAAGCCCAACAGATTTCGAGTCTGTCTCCTTAACCACTCGGACATATCGACCTTGTTGTTCTATAATTCCATCTTATTATATTTAAcgaatattaaattataacataataagTTGAACAATGATATCAGAAATGAGAAATACATATATCATAACAGCCACCTCTGCATAAgtgtataaaaatattaattacagtTTTTCTCTTCAACACCAATTAAATTTGATGGATGgaaaattttatagtttttcaaaattcttaaaTCATGTGTAGTTTTATTTTGGGTTAAAAGTTGTATTTCCTCCTGAAATATCGTctttttatattctaaagttaATTAGTTAGAATGAATTTCTTAACAAATACTTAGAGAAAGGGTAAATAAGGTGTAATGATTTTAGGTAAACTTTTTATAACTTAGGTTTATTTATTCTTTCATCATATGTTAAatcaaacatatttaaaaagtaacaaaaaatGGTCacctatattttattattacatagaaacatttttaattatgatgatataatataattagGTTGGTGAAATTTCTTGTCAATATGTTCAGTGGATACATATTAGATCACATTTCAAAatgttctaaattttttattttactttgtaAAAgtatagaatatatttttaaaaaacataaaaaataataataaggaaGAACACACTCTCTCTTATTTAGTTtgcaaaaaataatacaatgtATTACTACTTTTATTTGTACTGATAAAATTGTTTACAAAACAtgtaattgagaaaaaaaatgaccTTTTACCTTGTGCCTCCGCATTGAATAAAATGATGTTCATTagtggaaaaaaaatcaatagatgatattttaatttatttatttataaataaaagcaAATGTTATGATTATATCCTCTagtcaatattattattatttttagaagTTGTAGGATATTTAATAGACTAAATCTTTATCTtgttactttattttaataaaaaaaataaacatcgTATTGCTTGTCCTTGCCTTTTTTagtctattatttttaattttatttaaatatattttttctttaattttaatggtcaaatttgtatttaatatttttaaaaataagaatagtTTTTCTCTCTTTATATTGTCTCAATATAtccttaaaatataattttttttaatagggatagaataaataaaaatagactatttctaaaatatgttattatttttccgtaagtaataatattaaggaaataataattatcaaattatatgcaattattgtatgccatatttgacgatattgtacccaattatatgcgcaattaatttaataattatagaatctcatgattagtatcctacctaattagattgtaatttgggggGAGAAAATCCCTATATATTTactatacatgaagtgatgtaatatacacatagaataagaaatatttcttcttcttaccattttttatcattttcttaacatggtatcagagtcattttcgagcctatcctagcgagtatttgttggatttatcaggccacccgccatcaggccgttatcggaccacccataacatatatctccatgcacgagttggtagcctcggTGTGAGAGGTGTGTTGGAATcccaaacctcacctcattgagccggttttatgaggttgagttaggcttaaaacccACTTCTtaacaaataacaaaatattcatattatgtTACATTGTCTAAAGAAGAGCATGAAAGATCAACATTGGGTGGTGTGTATAATGATTTCATGGGTTTGATATACACATATAGTATGTTTATCATTGAAGTGTTTGCTATTGTAAACTTTTAAATGATATATACCAGATAATATTCTTAAACgaaattttgtttcatttgatgAATTGTGCATTTCTTGAatcttcaaaaaataattatatttggaCACTTgtgaatataattaaaaataaaaaatcaagacATGATTGATTGGATGCAAGTGaatattcaagaaaaaaaaatagatgtagagaaaaaaatatttaaggtgAAACTTATAATAAATGATACAATTTATTATAATGAAACTTTCTTAGAGGTTTGATATTTTGGAGTACTAGAggtttgataattttttaaggaAGACATGGTTTGATAGGTGCATTTTGTTAGTTATGTTTTCATTTcaaaaagagaataaaatagTATCATTATATTCAGTATATATGAATGTTTGAAATCACTGCATTGATGGTTAACGATCCCCCTTCTCTTTTATGGTGGGTTCTATTTTGGATAAGAGACCTCAGATGCTAGGAAGGAGTAAGGAGCCAA
Proteins encoded in this region:
- the LOC137831515 gene encoding protein LIGHT-DEPENDENT SHORT HYPOCOTYLS 5-like: MDSSSQGAQPQPPSTTEPPPSSSSTAPPQSQSSPVPPPSRYESQKRRDWNTFFQYLHNHKPPLTLARCSGAHVIEFLKYLDQFGKTKVHISECPYFGHPNPPASCPCPLKQAWGSLDALIGRLRAAYEENGGRSECNPFGAKAVMIYLKEVKEGQAKARGVPYEKKKRKRTTTKVSKVSHSGGGDSSSIVLPVSDNNDSSLGVDAASSASLPSSTTTTTTP